Proteins from a single region of Streptomyces marianii:
- a CDS encoding DUF742 domain-containing protein, translating to MSQGQGRRLVPSYLAPGGSSAPTRNSLQALTVLIATGLPAKSHHTPAQQRLLDLIARGALTVAESAGYLRLPMGVCKMLASQLVDDGCLMARTPLSGIPDGIRTPGAGRPPMSLLERVRDGLLTAL from the coding sequence ATGAGCCAAGGCCAGGGACGCAGGCTCGTCCCGAGCTACCTGGCCCCCGGAGGCAGCAGCGCCCCCACCCGCAACTCACTGCAGGCGCTGACCGTGCTTATCGCCACCGGCCTGCCGGCCAAGTCCCACCACACCCCGGCACAGCAGCGGCTGCTGGACCTGATCGCCAGGGGGGCGCTGACCGTCGCGGAATCCGCTGGCTATCTGCGACTGCCGATGGGGGTCTGCAAGATGCTCGCCTCCCAGCTCGTCGACGACGGCTGCCTGATGGCACGAACGCCTCTCTCCGGGATTCCCGACGGCATTCGGACACCCGGGGCCGGGCGGCCCCCCATGTCTCTCCTGGAAAGGGTCCGCGATGGTCTCCTCACCGCCCTCTAG
- a CDS encoding GTP-binding protein, translating into MVSSPPSSSPPSPVYLPDGDFDLVKILIVGPFGIGKTTAIETVSEIRSLHTEEPMTQAAASVDDLVVDGKDTTTVALDFGRLTLPGARIVLYLFGTPGQERFRVIWEDIAQGALGALVLVDTRRLGASFEVMDLVEEAGLDYVVALNQFPDTPEHELDLVRKRLDLEEHTPLVTCDARDRTSVLDALRTLADHLVSRAGADLS; encoded by the coding sequence ATGGTCTCCTCACCGCCCTCTAGCAGCCCGCCGTCACCGGTGTACCTGCCCGACGGGGATTTCGACCTGGTGAAGATCCTCATCGTCGGGCCGTTCGGGATCGGTAAGACCACGGCCATCGAGACGGTGTCCGAGATCCGCAGCCTGCACACGGAAGAGCCGATGACGCAGGCCGCGGCGTCGGTCGACGACCTGGTCGTCGACGGCAAGGACACGACCACGGTCGCCCTCGACTTCGGCCGTCTCACGCTGCCCGGCGCCCGCATCGTCCTGTACCTGTTCGGGACGCCGGGGCAGGAGCGGTTCCGGGTCATCTGGGAGGACATCGCCCAGGGAGCCCTCGGCGCCCTGGTCCTCGTCGACACCCGCAGACTGGGCGCCTCCTTCGAGGTGATGGACCTCGTCGAGGAGGCCGGACTGGACTACGTCGTCGCGCTGAACCAGTTCCCCGACACCCCCGAGCACGAACTCGACCTCGTGCGCAAAAGGCTCGACCTGGAAGAGCACACCCCCCTGGTCACCTGTGATGCGCGGGACCGCACGTCGGTACTGGACGCGCTCAGAACACTGGCCGACCACCTCGTATCCCGCGCCGGAGCCGATCTGTCATGA
- a CDS encoding cytochrome P450 family protein, which translates to MTSVPQFSAVPLYTAEHAADPQRSFARLREQGPVGLAEIDAGVLVWVITDYRAALDLFHDQTGLWTKDTRGWMEHVPADSPVMPMLQWRPSLFFADGQEHAHLRRVITDSFALLDPRHVRETTLRHADMLLAEFSHAGRADLVNQYARRLPLMVLNSLFGMPDAGAAQLIGAVEAMTSTDLTRKAQGEESLGAYLGTLYQTKAAQRGNDLTSWFIDHPNGLSPEEVTNQVLITQGAAWETLAGLIANTAARILSDDRYRGTLTTGSLPIRHAIDDVLWNDPPLAMYSLHRPNRSVHFHGRDIEQGQPVFVSYAAINTCPYTGQTSEGFRSDRKAHLAFAAGPHECPAQSIALVVAIAAIERLTATLPDIELAVPAEQLAHRPDPIYRVLTALPCRFTPLTPAPSTPPRLASTEPRRPAAGRLPASARSR; encoded by the coding sequence ATGACGTCCGTCCCCCAGTTCTCCGCCGTGCCGCTCTACACCGCCGAGCACGCCGCCGACCCCCAGCGCAGCTTCGCCCGCCTGCGAGAGCAGGGCCCCGTGGGACTCGCCGAGATCGACGCCGGCGTGCTCGTCTGGGTGATCACCGACTACCGGGCCGCCCTGGACCTCTTCCACGACCAGACCGGCCTGTGGACCAAGGACACCCGCGGGTGGATGGAGCACGTCCCGGCCGACAGTCCGGTCATGCCGATGCTCCAGTGGCGCCCCAGCCTGTTCTTCGCGGACGGGCAGGAACACGCCCACCTGCGCCGGGTCATCACCGACAGCTTCGCGCTCCTCGACCCCCGGCACGTGCGGGAAACGACGCTGCGGCATGCCGACATGCTTCTGGCCGAGTTCTCCCACGCCGGCCGCGCCGACCTCGTCAACCAGTACGCCCGGCGGCTCCCCCTGATGGTGCTCAACTCCCTTTTCGGGATGCCCGACGCTGGCGCGGCCCAGCTCATCGGCGCGGTCGAGGCGATGACGAGCACAGATCTCACCCGCAAGGCCCAGGGCGAGGAGTCCCTCGGCGCCTACCTCGGCACGCTCTACCAGACGAAGGCCGCCCAGCGAGGCAACGATCTCACCTCGTGGTTCATCGACCACCCCAACGGCCTGTCCCCGGAAGAAGTGACCAACCAGGTCTTGATCACCCAGGGTGCCGCCTGGGAAACGCTGGCCGGTCTCATCGCCAACACCGCCGCCCGCATACTCTCCGACGACCGCTATCGAGGCACCCTCACGACCGGCAGCCTGCCCATCCGGCACGCCATCGACGACGTCCTGTGGAACGACCCGCCCCTGGCCATGTACAGCCTCCACCGGCCGAACCGTTCCGTGCACTTCCACGGACGTGACATCGAGCAGGGCCAACCGGTCTTCGTCTCCTACGCCGCGATCAACACCTGCCCCTACACCGGACAGACCAGTGAGGGATTCCGCTCCGACCGCAAGGCGCACCTGGCGTTCGCCGCCGGCCCGCACGAGTGCCCCGCGCAGTCCATCGCCCTCGTCGTCGCGATCGCGGCGATTGAGCGGCTCACCGCCACCCTGCCGGACATCGAACTCGCCGTACCGGCCGAGCAGCTGGCGCACCGGCCCGACCCCATCTACCGCGTCCTGACGGCACTTCCCTGCCGCTTCACCCCGCTCACACCGGCACCGAGCACCCCGCCTCGCCTGGCGAGCACTGAGCCGCGACGGCCCGCGGCCGGGCGGCTGCCGGCCTCCGCCCGGTCGCGCTGA
- a CDS encoding polyprenyl synthetase family protein has product MTVLDQTGKRRPVTSATALPDLPAVRDEVDAILTDFLAKRAQAAPGPEMTPLFTTLSSLLHGGKRLRAHLCVTGWYAGEGRGDRDRILRVAASLELFHAFALIHDDVMDSSDLRRGRPTAHRALATAYVADGHPPRRATAHGLAAGLLLGDLVLTLSDDLIRTGPGAEAMWRIQPLLETMRSQLVYGQYLDLVATGRPCDDLEAALRIVRYKTASYTVEWPLRIGAALAGAGPDVHSACSEFAIPLGEAFQLRDDLLGVFGDPAKTGKPVGDDIREGKATVLMALALQSASAADRRLLRTAVGNPDLSDEDFGRVRDVIEHSGAHRQVETMIMARRHAALTVLDRAPFPFPAAEALREIAGIATVRQS; this is encoded by the coding sequence ATGACGGTCCTCGACCAGACGGGGAAACGCCGGCCGGTGACATCCGCCACCGCCCTGCCGGATCTGCCCGCCGTACGGGACGAAGTCGACGCGATCCTCACCGACTTCCTCGCCAAGAGGGCCCAGGCCGCGCCTGGGCCGGAGATGACTCCGCTGTTCACGACGCTAAGCAGTCTCCTGCACGGCGGCAAGCGCCTACGGGCGCACCTGTGCGTCACAGGCTGGTACGCCGGTGAGGGGCGCGGCGACCGGGACCGGATTCTGCGTGTGGCCGCGTCCCTGGAACTCTTCCATGCCTTCGCTCTGATCCACGACGATGTGATGGACAGCAGCGACCTGCGCCGCGGCCGCCCCACGGCGCACCGCGCGCTCGCCACGGCGTACGTCGCCGATGGGCACCCGCCCCGCCGGGCCACGGCTCACGGCCTGGCCGCCGGCCTCCTGCTCGGCGACCTCGTCCTGACGCTGTCGGACGACCTCATCCGCACCGGCCCTGGCGCGGAGGCGATGTGGCGGATCCAGCCCCTGCTGGAGACCATGCGCAGCCAGCTCGTGTACGGCCAGTACCTCGACCTGGTGGCGACCGGCCGCCCCTGCGACGACCTCGAGGCCGCGCTGCGGATCGTGCGCTACAAGACCGCCTCCTACACCGTGGAATGGCCGCTGCGCATCGGCGCGGCTCTCGCCGGCGCCGGACCCGATGTGCACAGCGCCTGCAGCGAGTTCGCCATCCCGCTGGGGGAGGCCTTCCAACTGCGCGACGACCTCCTCGGCGTCTTCGGCGATCCGGCCAAGACCGGCAAGCCGGTCGGTGACGACATACGGGAGGGCAAGGCCACCGTGCTGATGGCGCTCGCCCTGCAATCGGCTTCCGCCGCCGACAGGCGGCTGCTGCGCACGGCGGTCGGCAACCCGGACCTGTCGGACGAGGACTTCGGGCGCGTACGTGACGTCATCGAGCACTCCGGCGCTCACCGGCAGGTCGAGACGATGATCATGGCCCGGCGCCATGCGGCCCTGACCGTACTCGACCGGGCCCCGTTCCCCTTCCCCGCCGCCGAGGCCCTGAGGGAGATCGCCGGCATAGCCACGGTGCGGCAGTCGTGA